From Chloroflexota bacterium:
AAAGGGGAAGCAGCTCCCGTGCCAGCGCAAGCCGGGAGAATGCGCTGCCCAGCCATTTGCTGTAGGGCGCGTAACGGCGTTGCATGAGAAAGGCCAGGCGCATCATGTCCCGGACCAGGCGGGCCGTCACAATGCGCGAGCCCAGATCGTCCCCTACATCTCCACAACGACCCAGAAAAGCCTCTTCCTGGGAGAGTCGCTGCCACTGGGCAGCCATACGATAGAGCCAAACATCGCGGGGATAGAAGTCGAAACGCTCTCGAGCAGGGAGCAGGCTGCCGAGTCCGTCGTGGAACACCTGGCCCTCGGTCATTTCCAGCAGGGATTGTTCACTAAGAAGCAACCAGTCAATGGCGTTCAGGTCCGCACCGGGCGTTACACCGAGATGCCGCTGGAAAAAGCTGTCTATCGTCTCGATCTCGATCAGGTGCCGAACCGGTCCGGTGGAGATTGTCTCCATCCGCTGGGTGCCGCCATCTTCCATATCTGGCTGCGAGAAGTTGACAGAAAAGCCCCGGAAGGCAGGAGGAAGTTGATTCTGTAATGTCTCGTCCAGGGCAACCTTCTGGGCGGCATACTCCCGGGCAGGCAAAAAGAGCTGCAGACGGGGTCCCCAGTTGTGATCGGTCGAGGTTGCAGTGTCGAATCCCAACACGTCCGAGCCGGAGCCCATGAGCGCTGCGCTGTGAACCAGATCGGGGACCTCCCGGTCCAGCAGTGGCCGGACAACTTCGGCATAAAACTGGCGGTTCAGTGCCAAACCGGGGATGAATGGCGGGGATGCGCTGGGCATCAGCGGGTCCTCTGGAAGGTGATCGCGTAGGAATAATGTTTGTAGGGCGGCAGCGAGCAGTTGTCGATGGACGGGCAGGCGTCGCCCAATTTGCCGGCGATGTCGGCAGGTACCGGGCTGATGAGGGACATGGTTCGCGAGGTCTCACTGCTGACCGGCTGGCCGTTGACACTCTCCACGGTCAAGCGAAATTCTTCCTTGTCCATTAGAATCTCTCCCTTGCCGGCACCTTTATCGCCCGATACCGAACGGCCGGGATAGGGGGCAGCATTTACGATCAGTGCGCCGTCGATGGGATTGCCAGCCGCATCAACTACAGTGACGTAGATGTTGCGTAACCCACCTGACTCGATGCCGCCGTTGTTTTCTGCCAAACCTAACACCCGAAGCTCGGCAATCACGAAATCGACCTGTGGCGCCGGTGTGGCAGTGGGCGGAGGTGTGGCTGTAGGCGGTGCAGGGGTGGGCGTCGTCGCGGGCACCGGCGTTTCAGTGGGAACCGGCGTGTCGGTGGCTGCCAGTGGTGTGTCTGTTGGCGGATTGGCGGTTGGCAGCGGCGTGTCAGTGGGCAGCGGGGTGTTCGTCGGCGGTATTGGCGTGTCCGTCGGCGGCAGTGGAGTCGGTGTGGCTGTGGCTGTCGGGACTACCGGCGAGGGGGTCTTGGTTGGTGTTGGTGTCACTTCGGGTTCCCTGGAGCCACAGCCTGTGGCGAGGCTGAGCAACAGGAACAGAAGTGCCGGCAATAGGATAGTTTTCGGCGTCAAGGCTTTGCTCCAGAAGATTCCTTTATTGAGTGGGCGTTGAGGAAGTACGTTTCGGTTGTTTCGAAGAACGCCTCAAAAGTGGACTGGTCGGTGAATGCCGCGGCTGGGACAACGAGACCCTGACCTGTATCGGACAGGATAAACAGGTGGGAGTCGGTGCTCTCCAGTCTCTCCACATCGCTCCAACTGATGGTCGCGGAGGCGCTTTCTGTCTTGAGGAAAACAGTTTCGGGTGTCACCGTGAGCTGGTGATGTCCAATCGGTTTATCTCCAGCCGTCTCGCCAAAGGTTTTTTGAACGGAGCGTTTGGCTCCCCAACTGCGCACCGCTGGTGAAAACACCAGAATCATCAGGATGGCGGGACAAAGCAGTGGCAGAAACGAGATCCCAAGGGAGAGGGGAGTCGAAACGATCTCTGCGCCGCGGATGCTGGATAGGGCGCTGGCGAAGAGCAACAGGAACACGGTAACGATCACGCCCTGGGCCAGCAGCCGGCGCCGTTTTTCCTGGCGGGAGTGACGTGAGTGATGGCTACCCAAGGCAACCATATCATCGAGCCAAACATCGTATTCAAGCGTGATCGGTTTGGCGTTAACTTCGGCGATAGACCTGGCCATTTTCTCCCTTGCGCGCCAATCTGGATTGCCGTGAGTCGCTCAGATCGCGGCGCTGGCAATCTGGACAGATACCTTCCACATATAGACTGGCGTGTCGAATTTGAACGCCCAGCTCGTTGGCAACTTCCTGGCTCAACGATTGCACATCAACTGTCTGAAACTCCAGCACCTGCCCGCATCTAAGACAGGCAAAATGATGATGGGTAGGTCTGGTTGCTGCTTCATAATAATCGCGGGTGCCATCG
This genomic window contains:
- a CDS encoding DUF4037 domain-containing protein; translated protein: MPSASPPFIPGLALNRQFYAEVVRPLLDREVPDLVHSAALMGSGSDVLGFDTATSTDHNWGPRLQLFLPAREYAAQKVALDETLQNQLPPAFRGFSVNFSQPDMEDGGTQRMETISTGPVRHLIEIETIDSFFQRHLGVTPGADLNAIDWLLLSEQSLLEMTEGQVFHDGLGSLLPARERFDFYPRDVWLYRMAAQWQRLSQEEAFLGRCGDVGDDLGSRIVTARLVRDMMRLAFLMQRRYAPYSKWLGSAFSRLALARELLPLFEQALQAEDWQSRQRPVAAAYSFLAERYNALQITPPIDPSVRDYFGRPYLVIFAERFSRPLQDAISDQVLKGIPLIGAIDQFADSTDLTDDLSLPRRLRVLYTQDPS
- a CDS encoding Fur family transcriptional regulator is translated as MVTLNSNETIEYRCAADLLRQAGFRVTRQRAQLLALLVSDCQQGEHLDAESLHKRAHAGGLKISLATVYRTLALFKELGLVSQHHFVHDGTRDYYEAATRPTHHHFACLRCGQVLEFQTVDVQSLSQEVANELGVQIRHASLYVEGICPDCQRRDLSDSRQSRLARKGENGQVYRRS
- a CDS encoding YcxB family protein; protein product: MARSIAEVNAKPITLEYDVWLDDMVALGSHHSRHSRQEKRRRLLAQGVIVTVFLLLFASALSSIRGAEIVSTPLSLGISFLPLLCPAILMILVFSPAVRSWGAKRSVQKTFGETAGDKPIGHHQLTVTPETVFLKTESASATISWSDVERLESTDSHLFILSDTGQGLVVPAAAFTDQSTFEAFFETTETYFLNAHSIKESSGAKP